Part of the Georgenia sp. TF02-10 genome, GACCGCGTCTACGAGGTCCGTGTCGCCCTCCTCGACGCCGACGTCCACGGCGGCCGCGGCGAGGTAGAGGGCCCGGACGGCGTGCCCGCGCAGCACCTCGGCGTCGCGGACAGGCACGTCGTCCTGGAAGTACGAGCGCCCGAACTCGATGTCGGCGAGGGTGCCGTGACCGCGCCGCTCGATGAAGAGCCGCGCCTGCTCGAGGTAGCGCTCCTCCCCGGTGGCCCGGTACAGCTCCACGAGGGCAACCTCGATCTCCGGGTGCCCGCACACCCGCTGCAACCCGTCCGCGCCGAAGGTCCGGCACACGTGGTCGGCGGCCCGCAGGGCGACCCGGACGAGCGGGTCCTCCATCCCGAACCCGGTGCGCAGCCGAGCGACCGCGGCCTGGACGAGGTGGCCGACGTTGTACAGCTCGTGGCCCCACTCGAAGTCCGTGTAGCGCTCGTCCTGACCCGGGTTGTCGAAGCGGGTGTTGAGGTACCCGTCGGGCTGCTGGCACGCGGCGATGCGGGCGACGACGTCGTCGAGGGTCGCCTGCAGCGACTCATCGCCGGTCCGCCCGATCTCCCACGCCATGGCCTCGAGCAGCTTGTACACGTCCGAGTCCGCAAACTCCCGTCCCTGCCGCTCCTTGGCGACCCGCCCGGCGAGCAGGGCGTCGAAGTTGTTGAGCCAGCCCGCCTGCGTCTCCCAGTGGAGGCAGTGCGGGATCATCGTGTCGCCGTTGAGGGCCTGCCGCTGCCCCCAGAACCCGTCGGTGATCGTCACGCTGTCGATCCCCAGCGGCGTGAGCGCGGTCGGCACGGTGGGCAGCACCGGGGCCGCCGTCGTCTGTGTCATGAGTCCATCAACCCTTAACTGCACCTGATGTGAATCCCTTGATGTAGTACTTCTGCAGCGAGAGGAAGAGCACCACCGCCGGAATAGCAAGAACCACGACCCCGGCCGTCGTCAGGCCGTAGTCGATTACGCCCATCACCTGCTGGCGCATGTTGACCATGGCCAGCGGGAGCGGAGCGTTGTCCGCTCCGAGCAGGTAGAGCGGAACCATGAAGTCGTTCCACGCGATGAGGAACACGAACAGGCCGACCGTCACGAGTGGCGCCCGCACGGCGGGGATCATGATCCGCCAGAACGCACGGAAGGTGCCGCAGCCGTCGAGCAGCGCGGCCTCCTCGAGCTCGCGCGGAACCGCCTCGAAGGCGTTACGCATCATAAAGGTGGAGAAGGGCAGCTGGAACAGGGCGAGCACGAGCCCGACACCGACGAGGCTGTTCTGCAGCCCGATCTCCCCCAGCCAGACGGACAGCGGGATGAGGAGCGCGGCGTACGGGACCATGAGGATCGCCAGCACCGACATGAACACGATGTTCTTCCCGCGGAAGGAGAACCGCGCGAAGCCGTACCCGCCGGTGGTCGCGACCACGAGGGCCGTGCCCACCGCCACGACCGAGATGATCAGGGAGTTGCGCAGGTACGTCCACAGTCCTTCGCCGTAGCCGACGAGCGCCGCGTAGTTGCCCAGGCCGTAGCCGTCGGCCTGCGACGTGGCCGGGTTGGGTGACACAGAGTTCACCACTGCCCAGGCGATGGGCAGGAGGAAGGTCAGGGCGAGAAGCCCGGTGAGTACGTAGTATACGACGCGCCTGGAGGTAGTGGTCATGATCGCCTTCCTCAGTCCTTGTCGCGCCCGCGCAGCGCGCGCAGCTGGAACAGGTTGACGACGACGAGCGCGACGAGGACGAGCACCGACAGCGCCGCTGCCATGCCGAGGTCCTTCTTCGTCTCGAAGGCGTACTTGTAGATGAGCAGGACGATGGTCATCGTCTCGTTGTTCGGCCCACCCTTGGTCAGGATGTAGAACTGGTCGAAGGCCAGCAGCGAGCCCGTGATCGACAGGATCATCGTCATCGCAATGGTGGGCCGCAGGAGCGGCAGGGTGATCTTGCGCAGCTGGGTGACCTTGCTCGCGCCGTCGAGGCTCGCGGCCTCGTATATGTCGCCCGGGATCGCCTGCAGGCCGACCATCGTGAGGATCATGTAGTACCCGGCGAACCGCCACACGACGAGGACGACGGTGGCCCACAGCGCCCCGTTCGCGGTGCCGA contains:
- a CDS encoding carbohydrate ABC transporter permease — encoded protein: MTTTSRRVVYYVLTGLLALTFLLPIAWAVVNSVSPNPATSQADGYGLGNYAALVGYGEGLWTYLRNSLIISVVAVGTALVVATTGGYGFARFSFRGKNIVFMSVLAILMVPYAALLIPLSVWLGEIGLQNSLVGVGLVLALFQLPFSTFMMRNAFEAVPRELEEAALLDGCGTFRAFWRIMIPAVRAPLVTVGLFVFLIAWNDFMVPLYLLGADNAPLPLAMVNMRQQVMGVIDYGLTTAGVVVLAIPAVVLFLSLQKYYIKGFTSGAVKG